TTTAAATCCACAAAAGTCAAAATCGAAACcggaatgttttatttgagTATTAAGTGTCCCGTCTGAAGATCAGTCCTCACAGTTGCTCACAAGATCTCAATCCACTTTCTAGTGTtgaacagcaggagcagcatgaGATCATCAGACACTTCCGTGCATCATCGGAAACGAGGAAACAAACTCTCTGGGTCAACAAATTGGGTTCTTCGGGTGGGGTGGATAATTCTTTGGATCGTCGAGCAACAGGATCGCTGGATTATTATGACCACCCCGGGCCACTCTCCGGGTTAAACGTCATAAAAAAGCTTCGATGATGATCCCATGCCCCCCCCGGGAGGATGATCTTGTATCCTCTATTTGCGGCCTACACCTttcctgttgtgttgtggttatGTGGAGTGTAGGGCCCACAGAACAAGGGTTAGAAGAAAGGAAAGCGTAAAGTAGGACAAATCATGATGAGCTTGGGAGCAAGGGTGGGTTTTGGGCGGCCGCAACTAGTCATCAGCATCTCACGACGATCACCGACGAACCGGCCACAACGCGCCAGCAACGAgcgttctgctgttgttgctcgcaCTGGCAGCGTTCGTTCCGTTAGTCGCGATCATCGTTCATGGTAGAATGGGGGCCACGGAGAGAAGCTCTTCCAATCTGTGACGGGCTCGGCTCGCGTACGGTGTGATGCCAGAACCGGATGAAATTCTTGTACcgtttctttcttcgcttctccGCGCTTCTTTGCGCGCTCGGCTGCTCCGCTCGTCCTCTTTCCGATGCTACTCTGGCGGAACATCTCGGGAACTGGGTCACTGgtggtctggttggttggtgctggttgggttgggtgatCTTGGGATCTCTCAACCCCGGTCCcggatggtggtagtgctgccGTTTCTGTGTGTTCCGTTGGTTGGCCGACTGCGTGGTGTAGAGTGGAGTGATGGGTAATGGCGATGCCGGCCATCGGGAGTAGTCGGTCGGTGGGAAATGGGGTTACACCCGCcccagtgctggtggtgtaaCGGGGCATAAGAATATTGGGAACGGATGCTAGATCGTTGGTGGGGGGTGAGTAAGGTGGGTAGGTTTACATTGAGAGAAGAACATCGGCCAGGTAAAAGGTCAACTACTAGTAGGTTTTTAGTGAGAGAACAGATTACTAATACGCTTCTTTccgttgctttcgtttcgttaacACACAGGCGATCAAGATGTCCGAGGAACCGAAGCGCCGCGAGTGGCCGTTCTTCAACCTAATGGATGTGTACTTCAGCGATCAGGTGAACGATCCAACGTTGCGTCTGTTCTCCTCGACTAAACGCTTCGATTCGGACACGCTGGACGATGCTCAGTTTGATGACGAGATCATGAACTCGACAGCGGCCGCCGCGATTGCAGCCGCCGCAGCGGCTTCGGCCGCGGCCGCGAACGCCGCTAGTCAGCACAAGATCAAGAACGAGCTGATCGCGAGCCATGGACACAGCGGTGGCAGCATGCTGGACATCTCCGACATCATCGGTGACGAGCATGGCGAATCGAAGTTCGATCAGTTCAAGCGCGAGATCGTGCTGAGCCAGATACAGGAGATTACGCGCGCCGGCAGTGGTACGggcggtggaggaggtggtggtggacgtaaggagaaaaataacaacaacaacagcaaccatcacaacaacagcaacaacaataatagtaACGTGAACAATGgaagtaacaacaacaataatgccgctgcaagcaacaacaacaacagtgccgCCAGCAacctcagcaccagcaacagcactgcaaccagcaacaacagcagcaacggcaacggggtAGGAACGCTCGGTCAAAACGGAAACGGCGCAGCAGCCAACGGTGCCAATGGAAATGGGACGACGCTCGAGAGCAGCAAGCACAAGCTGATGGAATCGCTGAACCTGAGCCCGGGTGGCAGCCATCTGACGAGCGGAGTCAGCACGCTCAGcacgagcagtagcagcagcagcggtggttcGGCGCGGGATGAAGCCAGCAGCCTGAACAGCAGCCCGACCAGCCACATGAGCAGTAGCTGCCCGGTGAACGGACAGGAGCTGCGCAAACTGTCCAACGGGCCAACGGCTGACTTTAGCGCACTGCTGGCCGCCGCCAGTTCGCACACGAATGGCACGGTGCACAGTAACAGCAGTGCGCTCAGCAGTACCGATCGCGATACGGACTACGATGACTTTACCGAGCGTGGCAGCCTGTACGATGGTGGTAATAGCCACCTGAAGACGCTGAATCAGAAGTTACTGCATCAGATGAACGAGCACCATAATATTGACCAGgtaagaggggaggggaggaaaatgACTTGATAATGATAAATTGTCTATTGTTTTTGAGGCCAATGCGAAAAGCTCTTTGCTTTTCACGCCgttccttatcgatcgacgTTAGACCGTTTTCTTGTGATTCGCAAAACGTTaattccggatccggaaccgCCGGAGGGTGTGGCGCGCGCAGTATTAGGGAGAAAGGATGGATAGGTCATTGATTTGATTGCTGTAAACCCCGACCAGAGCCCTTCATGTGACTGTTCAATATTAATTGGAAAGcagtcatcgatcgattgatatTCATTGCTGATGGTGCACGCCTGCGTTCGCCCAGCAACGCAGACGTGGAAGAATGCTTAATATAGCGTTCATTTAATGCAACATTTTCTTTCTAAACAGCGCGCTCCATACGATGCATTGCATCAGCTGTTGCGTTGCCCATTTCATGCGATGGGAGGATACTGTTGGTTCCGACTTACTACGCCACCCAAAGTGCCGGTGGAACAgtgcattaaaaatatgttcACGTTTACACCGGTGTATTACGATTAACGATGCGATCGATATTCTCtggtgaagaaggaaaggatgaAGAAGGTGGAGGTGCATACGAGATTAGTGTTAGCAATGAATAGCGCTCGAGCGAGCATATTTTATGCAGATCCTCGTAGCAGTAGCGAATGTCGAAAGCGAGCgtttgctgtcgctgctgattGGTAGTCTGACTGATCGAAAGGGGAACATATGATCTACCGGTACACACTCCTTAGTGTACTAGTAGACAACACAACTCTACCATTTCCGTCTAGTTCGGatacacggcacacacacacacacactggtcaGATTGTCCTTCTACCCACACGCCTCACAGGCCGGTCAGCTAGAGTGTTTCGTTGCTGGCCCGTGTCCGGTGCATCCCTCTATTCTCGAATCGCGCTTAGGCCTGGCTGGTGGGGGGACAGCTTTCGCTTTCACTTCACGTACGTGACATACTTCCCAAGTGGCCAGTGTTGAGAGGCCAGTCGAACTATTCAAACaaagtccatcatcatcatcatcagccagcaGGTCCATTGCTGTGGCTGTTAGGTTGGGGTTGGCTTTGGTCAAAGCTCACCACATCGCCACTacccttgctctctctctttctctctctgtctgtccgtTGGGAATTTATGGTGCAGGTGACAAAGGTGGCCAGCAGCCCCCACAACAACGGTGCTCCCTGAGCTCTTCTCCATTCCAGGTACCagagtggcggtggtgagttGTTTGGTCTaagcttcgcttcttcttatTAATGCCAAAAGGAAGAAGCGCTAGCGGGCAACGATGTGGTTTTTTctccggatttttttttcgagcacTTTCCggagttttcggtttcgggtttcgctttcgtttcgcacgTTTCCCCCTCACAGAATAGTAAATGAAATCTGTCCCCCGCCTCGGCCGTAAAACCCGTTCCGTAGTATGGCATGTCGAGGGGATAAGCTAACAATAATGACTTATGCAGGTTTCCTAAGACCCCGAACCATTgtaaggtgaagaagaaggaggacaagGAGGAGGTGACGGTCTAAAGTCCACAGTCTTTGGTGCGTTGTTTgtgataatgctgctgctgctgttgcacgaAGAACAAAGAGGGCAAGATGCGTGAGAGAGAATGGAAGTAGTTGGCATCTCGACGGCCAAAGATATTACACCCTTTGTGGATGGACGGCACGATAGTAGAGGGCCTCTGATATGAACCTAGCAGATTCGGCCACTGCAGACGACGATcaaatgcgcgcgcgcgcgtgtgtgttgttgtggtggtcgtTGGTTGACACAATCGGGGTTACTCCACCCATCGGAGAGGAGGCCTCCCCTCCTCAGACTCATGATTTTGATCTAATACGAATCCCCTTCTCTTaacaacccctcctccccccaaaacGTATGGCgagcatgagtgtgtgtgtgtgtgtgtgtgtgtttagtcgAGCGACGTGTTTAGACTTCAGCAACTTTCTATTTTTCGATCTTCTTCCTCGCTCGCGGTCCGATCGTTAAGGACACACAAGTGCATTTAGATAAGCGATCAGAAGCAACGGTAGCAGAAgcggaagggagagagagagagggagggttggttgttgtttgttgctttgccGCCATCACGCGCTGTTGTCTATTGCGTATATGTTTTGATATGGCGTCCATTGTTTACATAATTAGAAGTCCTGCGTATTTAGATAAgcctggcggtggtgttgcgTAGCCATCGGGCGAGCATGGTCGGTTGCATCTCGCAACTACAAACGAATGGCTTGTAGTGTGTAGTATTTTACGTGGAAAACGACAATAGAATAGCTAAGTCCTCCTACAGTCTGCATGTATGGGTGTGTGGAagggccgtttttttttttgggagccaATGAAAGAGGGGTAAATGAACTTGTGAATGCAGCAAATGTTGCGGCTAGTTTTGATTACGAAATGCAAACGGCGCTACAAGGAGAGGGAGGCCTAACATCTTCTCGTAAAAAACAGCCGAAAACCTACCGCAAGAAACCACGCGAAATGGgtgatggaaggaaggtggaaaCACAACAAACTCAAACCACATCGCAGGCAGAGtgcagagaagagagaagaggagagtTAAGCTGTGCATGCCATGCGGGAGGGATGGTTtatttggttggttttcggttttagggggtgtttttttttaagagaaGAAATAGGGAAACAAATGCGCTCTGCCGcaggcagtggtggtagtggtgatctATTGGGTTTTTGGTACTGACTGCTCTTTGGTTGCGATCATTGTTTTCATTCGAAAGCTGGCGCCTCCACCAGAAGACCAGGGTTGCTGTGATGCGAACGCGTAATATCATCGTCGtacgcggttcggttccgtaCGTTGAATTTttggtcgtcgccgccgcttgctgcgaacgaacgaacgaaaccgaagaagTCACCGATCGCGTGTTGTGTTAGCCAAGTGTCGACGAACTTTTCTCAAACGGGCATCGAGTGGGGACGGACGCATGGATGGATgtatggacggacggacggacggacggacggacggacggacggacggacggacggacggacggacggacggacggacggacatgaactccacagcacacacagacctTCGGGAAGGTGGAGAGCTGCGCgagcgtgtgttgtgtggtggagCTAGCGCGGATTGCGAAAACTCGCgtgccgttgttttttttttggggggcccaTTTTTGGGACATTCCGCTtgcaccgctgccaccgcctcCTGACACCCTCTCCATTCCCTGCTGATCGGGTTGATACTGCGCAGTTGGCAcaagccgccgccaccgagccTTCTTGCCGTCTCTATGCCAACGAACGAGGAGCCCAGGCTTCTCACTTTCGATGGGGGATGGTGTAATTGTTCACACCTTTACGCGACAACAATGCACGCAAGGGTGGAGTGAGCAAGAGGAACGAGCGATGGATTAGTAGACACACGcactcatgcacacacacacacggacgttgaaggtgtggtggtgctttaTTTCCTTTCCGGTTCTATTGCTTCGGGTTGCCGCCCTCGGTTGACAACTTTCACTTTCGACCTGAAAAAAGAGTAAACCGATTTCGACATCGCCACCAGCTGAGGACAGCAGAGGCGGAACGATGAGAACATTGCcccctttttcgttgttgtgatgttgttgttggttgtatATCCTGCATGGAATTCGAAATCAGAAACGGATGTAGAGTAGTGGCATATACCATACTACTCTCTTTCGATCACTCGTGCGTGCGCTGACTCGCTCGTCCGCTTACTTTTGCTTTTCACAAAAAGTCATCAATCGCTCGCAATCGCCGCAGTGTGTGAGACGATCGAGAGtgtgtgcttctctttcgcacACAAGGAATTCACGAAACGAATTCAATTCTCGCAGGAGGCTGTGTAGCATCGCTGAACCGGTGGGACACACCTGTCAGTCTCTGTCAGTCAGGCAGCACAGGTTCCAACATAAACCACCAACTGCGTGTTTCAGGCAGGCCCCTTGACGGATACGCACGACCGACGCCGGCCCGGCCATCGGAGGAATTGATGTGTGCTACTGGAAGCCGTGTGGACGCCGCTTAGCGCGATCGGCTCTATTGACTATCAGCCGCGACGCAACAAGTGCACCAAGTGGATTGCGAAAGCCGTTTTTTCGGGGGTATCGGGGGGTCTTCTTTTTCGGCTTTTGCTGGCCAAAGGGCAAGGGGTGGTGGCAGGTGGTGGGATAGAGGAAGGCCGTTGCTTAAACGCCGCCCCTGATGACTGCGGCGGCCCCATTACCGGTTACGGACGGTTTGTGTTCGTCGTGGTAAAGCAGCATTAATCGcattctgctgttgttggtcgcAAGAAGAAGTCGCTGGGCACTCGGATGCTCTCTGATCTTTCGGCTGATCAGCCCTCAGCATgtggtgtgtgagagagtgggCACGTATGGATGTATGTGTCAACCAATGGGATGAGGGAAACTAAAAATAACCCCATCCCTCCACTCTCCCATCTCCGTAGGCTGCGTCGCTTATGTATTGAGCAActcataaataaattaagatTTTTCGGACTTTTGCCTTCTTTCTCGGGAGGCTTTCGCGCAGCATCCAATCAGCTCGACTTCATCTCGCatttcgctctccttctctcaccTCGCCTGATcggttcctcctccacccatATGCGCGATCGGCTCGGTTCTCTCCCTGAGGCTGCGGCATGCGAGgatttttttggtgttttgtaaccggttgtgttgtggctAAATGCGGCGGCCTCCCCTCTAGTTGCCTTTTGCTACTTTTACTATTGCTTCTGTGCCATTTCATGGATCCATTCAAAAACACACTACAGATCATttacgcacacagacaccatCAGAGGGTCGAATTCATCGATGAATGTACACAGGATGGGATGGGAATGGGATACGTGTAACGGCGGGGAGCGATACCGCAGACCATGGGGGTAACGTCTTTTATTCGCGTAGAGTTAATTTTGGAAGAACAAGTTTTGTTTGCGGTGGTCGTTTATTCGTCGCTCCAAAAGTAGCCTGTGAATACtcgaaccaaaaaccaccgcgCTGCCATGACATTCTGTATGTGGCAGTATTTGTGCGTTCAACCGTTGGACAACATCAATGACAATAACAATGGAGCGGGGGACTGGGTTGAAAATTCCAGGCCCTCCAAAGACATCCATCTTCCTCGACAGTGGGAAGATCTACCATGCAACATGCCCTGTGTACGACACCGTTCCTGAatatgtttctgtttttataTTTAGCATTTTTACCATTATTTTTTCTCGCAAGAGTAACTTTGCAAGCACATTTCATCATATTGcgcatttttgtttgcttctagTATCTGCTGTCATGGCGCGGGTTCCATGGTAACATGTGCAAAGGATTCCATAGCCTACAGCGAGACGGGCAGATGGTGGATGTAACGATTGCGGCCGGCGGTAAGATCTTCAAGGCGCACAAGCTCGTACTGTCCGTGTGCAGTCCGTACTTCCAGAAGATCTTCCTTGAACACCCATCCCAGCACCCGATCCTGTTCATGACCGACGTCAACAGTCACCATATGGCCGGTCTGTTGGATTTCATGTACAGTGGCCAGGTAAGTGTGTGCACCGCACCGATGACATTTCGCTCGGTTGGGTCCGGCTTCATACCGCGAACCGTTGTTAACCCGTCTTGATAAATTCTTTTTCTCGCACAGGTCAACGTGAAGTACGAAGATTTGCCCAACTTCCTGAAGGTGGCCGAGGCGTTACAGGTGAAGGGGCTACATGGCGAGGTACGTTCGTTGCTTGTTCGAGCTGCGGCATTGAAGTCGTTCGTTTTAAGTTCTTTCTtttcggggatttttttttggttttgttttgttttgcgaggTGCAAGATGTGTAGAGTTAATAGTATTCGTGGTGGGGCAGTGGTGTAGTCactcgaacgcgaacgctTTCTCTTTCaagaccccctccccacccctgcACCATCCCCTTTTACTTCTTTCCCATTCGCTCATCGCATCAGCCATTCCGATGCTTCCGAACTGGTtatctgttttgtttgaagtGTAGAAAGCGAAAGTCTGGGATGTGACGACCTCAAATCGTGCTGATTCAGATAAGAATACGGCGGTGCCGAAAGTGGAATGAACggcgagaggaagaaggagcagagggggggggggggttataCTAGGGAGTGGTGAAGATTTCACTTGCGAAATGAATTTGGATATATTTttgtctcctttttttcttttgttataTACGTTGGCGTCCCCTGGAAATGATGTGTGCTGCGTAGAGTACCAATGATTCGGAGGAACGCGattaccaacagcagcagcatcagcatgcaCTCCGGCTTCAGGAACAGCAACGGTTgtaccatcagcaacagcagcagcagcaacaacagcaacatcagcagcaacagcttcatcaacaacaacagcaacaacaccagcagcaacagcagaagctaGCTCATCAGCGACAACAGTTGATCCAAGtggcgcagcagcaagcgCATGCTCAAGCTCAACAGCAGgcggcacaccagcaccatcagcaacagcaacaggccgcccagcaacagcaacagcagcaacaggccgCGGCGGCAGCCGCTGCCCAGCAACAGGCTGCAGCTGTAGCAGCCGCCGTcgctcatcagcaacagcagttccaGCATCATCGCAACAACTTCAAGGAGCTGATGAAAGCCAAGCATGCGGCAGCGGCCGTGGTGTTGAGCGAGGACTATCTGAACAATAATGCGGCTAgtatgaacaacaacaacaatagcccCACCAATCCCAACAATGGTAACAGCGGCACAAGTGCCAATGGACCACTGTCGCCGTACGCTAGCAAGAAAATGCTTGATTCGCAAAAGTACCAGAAGTACTACTCGAAGCGCAAGCTGGTGCAGCAGTACGAGCAGGAGATGCGCGCGGAAAAGCGTAAGTTGGGCATCGAAGACGTGATACAGGCTGCTGCGGCGGCCAATGCGCTCAATCTGCGGCTCAACAACGGTGGCAGTCCAATCGGTTCACCACCAAcggttgtggctgctgctgcggcagcggccgcggctgccgctgcccaCAATCCTCCCGGGACGCCCACTAACGGTGGCACTAGCACTGACGatgagcaacagcatcaccagcagcagcagcagcagcagcagcaacaacagcagcaacagcatcatgcATCCAGCTTGCTACAAAACATCAAAGCCGAACCACactacgacgatgaagacgaaggCATGGAAGTAGACCAGGATAACAACAATTCGCTCAGCGCCACCAATGCCAACGCcccccacaacaacaataacaacaataataataatgatgacGATTATTACAGCCAGCACGATCCAAGCGTGATATCGACGGGCAACGGTAAAACGATCAAACATTCCATTCTCGAGCCAAATATAGTATTAAAGCAAAGTGACGAATGCCTCACGACCAACAGCCAAACGGGTAGTCTGAACTTATGCAAAAATGTCAGCTAATCGGAGGACGGACTGTGTCGCCGCGGGCGTGTATGTTGCGGCGCTACTGTTACGACTCCGATCTATCCATTCGCAGCACATGGATGCAGCGATTGCGCACAACTATATGTAATGCATCAATGTTTGAACAAGCGttaaagagcgagagaagatcGAGTTCAGCTAACAAtaccagctagctagctagccaggATCAAGACGAGGGATATCGAAATGGCGGTGATGCGTGTCTTGCGCGAAGGCGCAAAGGAAGTTCTGTGCGGATGGACGCGGTCATGAATGTGTATGATATCGTTGtgatgtatgtgcgtgtgcgtcgagtgtgtgtgtatgtgtgtgtgtgtgtgtgtgtatgtgtcctgATTGTAGATAGGCTTAACAATAGTAACACATAAGATTATTTATTGATTGGTGTGCTTGTGACTTGTATGCACGTTTTTGAATCACATGTTTCTCCCCCACACGCCGCACATAAtgtgcagtggtggtggtggtggtggtagtgagttTGAATGACCCCAGAACGACCTCAGAACGACCTCGATTGATTAGGATAgctagagaaaaagagagaacgagcgcGCGAGAAcagagtaaaaaaaagggtgaaTGGATAGAATATATCTGTTTTTGACGATTTGCAAAAGTCCTTCCGACTGATGATGTAGCAGCTCATCTGGTAGACAGGTAAACGTAGAATGTTAAATTCTAGTATACATACCAGGTACAAAGTAATCGGTATCGAAAGATAATAAGGATAAAACAATcgacgaagagaagaaaggaaatcagagaaagatagagagagagagaggcaaatgGCGTGTTTAGGCTAAAGCGTTGTTTTCATGTTCATGTCAGCTTCAGCACTACTATGGCTAAATGTGCTCTACATAATCAAAGTTTATCCGGTTCTTCGAGCATTCGCCCTCAAGTCCGTGTTCTTGCGCATTACTGAACTCATGCTCTCCGGAGAGCGTATCAAAcagggaaaagaagaagcccTGTTTCTGATAGTATTTAGGGAGTAGCGTTTTGTTGTATTACTTTCAAATTATCTGGTTCGTTTTTCGCTCATAAAGTGTTTCCCCTGTTCTCCATTACGTTAACGAGCTAAGGGAGAAACATGTATGTTACTCAtatcgttgtttttttgtatcatttagtgttttttttttggtgggaattgttggttttgtattgttttcttAATTGTCCATTCTTATTCAGGGGATTTATTTATTATACTTCACTTCacgtcttcttcgtcttcacgGATCCATATGTTACTGACGTCTTAAACGCTATCGTTGTTGATTATTTCGTAGAGTGTGTAAGGGCGcagcgaagagaagaagcgaaagcgagCAGGGAAGATTGCCCTGATAAAAAGAGGGCATCGCCCGCCCCACCGTCCGTGGAGGtgtggaaaataaaataattataaataaaacaaacacacacacatacacacgacaGACATATAATGGAAATGTCCTCCAGTAGAATAAGTGCCCTCGGTTTAGTTTAGACATGTAGGCaaaatggttttcatttttttgtttttcctttggaTTAACCCAACTCAACACGTACCGAAAACGACAGAAGGTGACCGGAAGAAGTGGATAAGCGAATGAGAGAGCAGACACAGGAAACAGGAGCAGACAACAGACACATTGGCGTAGTTTAAAGTAAACATAAATCGTATAAGCTCAGGTGTTTCTATTCtagttgtttgctgttgtaaGTAAAAGTAGACATGTGGAAAGGAAGGCAGAAGCATTCGAACATCGGAGAAAGTACATGAAacatggaaaaggaaatgtaGAGGAAAGGGGTCCAGGCCACGCGATACGCTGCGCCGTTGCgctgtgccagccagccgattAGTACGATTCAAGTGCGCATGTGCAATCGATCGTGAGTATCATCATTTCAACGCAGGATAAGGATACACTCCGTAGCGGACAAGCGAAACAATGAATTTAGAGAAAAGTAACCAAGATATATAGAAATAGTTAGAGGGAGATACCTGTCCTTTCTGCAACTTCCTTTCATCACAGAGTAAGATTAGACTATCTGTTTTGGTATTCATCGGGTTTAGCGTATTTATTCATGAAATCAGTTTgcaccgtttttgttttgatagtCTGTTTTGGCACCCTTCATTTCATACCTGTGTTGTTCGCATATAATGATCGGAGGTGGCAAAATACGGGGAAAGGTAATGAAAACTTATGTTTCATCCACCCATAGTGTACTCCCCGCCCGGGTCACTgcttttccattgttttcgattttaaaTGCAGAAAACGGCTAGGCATCGATATGTGCGCGGGTCTCGAAAAGCGGCAAAGAGATAGAAAGTAGATCGAAACGCAAAACTGAAAACATTTCACACATCGTGTTGACCTCCTCCCATACGTACATCTATCATCAACTGGGAGAATGAAATGTAAACAGATACTAATAACTACATAAATTACCTGATTTGTTGTGAGAAACTTATTACGCATTACGTTAGTGGATGGAGCTGCGCCCAAGGAAAAGGCAAACGAtgatgcacagcagcagcagcagcaccactaagCATCGTAACACCTATACTACCTTGCGCTCGCACGGGCTAAGGATCGATACTCGGAGCTTGTGCGTCGAGACACAGGACATAAGCGTAATTGATAAATTATTGAGTGTTTTGTAAAAACAAGTATAATAAAATTTACACCTATTTGTATTCCATACTTTCTGCTGAGAGCCACTTTCTCCAACCCACCGGAAGTCTAGGTGGAGGATGAATTGGGAGGGACGTGACTCCGAAATGTGTTGTGTGCTTGATCATATTTAGCGCTTGGTGAATGTaacgcgcttgtgtgtgtgttctataggtagttgttgttgagaATGCTGTACTTGTGCATTGGATGTGAGCCTTTTTGAGAGCGATATGGGATATGCAATGGGTTTGTCTCTCTGCAGCAGTTATTAGGCCGCAGCCCCACATATGAATTGCGGAGTGATATTAGTTTGCCGGATCCCGGAACTGCAGCCAACAAGACGTAGGAGGGGGTGCAGGAGGATACGTccaaaatcaaaccaatagTAGAGCCAGAATTGAAGATTTGGAATGAGTTTACGATTAGATGAAATGAAGCGATAAGAAAATACAATGCTAACATGAGATAACCTGTCTCAGGCTCCTAAAACGAAGACCTCCCCGAAACGCTACCCTTATTtgactttcggttttttgcagaaaaacTCAATACTCCCCGCGTCCGTTTCActgaacacaaacacaccgatgCCCGGGAACGATGGATACAGTAGCGATAAAATGAAagtgaatgttttgttttgttatatttGATAGGAAATGTGAAGATTATTATATTaaaatatacatatacataaatataaatatacatatattATATATACATAAAATATACACTGTATTATGATAAAATCACACCAGATGGTTCCAAAGGTATTTTGTTTCATGAAAGAAAATGTTCATACTCTCctatttcccatttttacgAGTTTGGTCTTCCATTCTGGTCAAAAAGTTCAATTACAGATCCTTTTCGAACCACACAAAGTGTCATCCCGGTGATCATTCTGTTCGTGTCGTTCCTAAACTAGTTCAACTTGGCACATTTGTAGATAAGTTTGGTTTGAGTCAACCACTATTCTTATTTCCTGAGTATTTTATCTCGGATTCTGGAAATAACTAGGAAGAGCCGATGGAGAC
The sequence above is a segment of the Anopheles darlingi chromosome 2, idAnoDarlMG_H_01, whole genome shotgun sequence genome. Coding sequences within it:
- the LOC125952593 gene encoding uncharacterized protein DDB_G0283357-like; its protein translation is MGIRKMSQQLNAAGTTMHGSIANSLGTNNSIACSMGNNIPNNLTTCASIPNSMITTMASPNPGSTNGSASNGSGNANGGSGGATGNGPPSTPATPTNNCQSIRYCWEADKVKTLIRLRAELSPLFTGKRNASKYAWAVVERELSVPLPISKIIKKWNNLLQEYKAIKMSEEPKRREWPFFNLMDVYFSDQVNDPTLRLFSSTKRFDSDTLDDAQFDDEIMNSTAAAAIAAAAAASAAAANAASQHKIKNELIASHGHSGGSMLDISDIIGDEHGESKFDQFKREIVLSQIQEITRAGSGTGGGGGGGGRKEKNNNNNSNHHNNSNNNNSNVNNGSNNNNNAAASNNNNSAASNLSTSNSTATSNNSSNGNGVGTLGQNGNGAAANGANGNGTTLESSKHKLMESLNLSPGGSHLTSGVSTLSTSSSSSSGGSARDEASSLNSSPTSHMSSSCPVNGQELRKLSNGPTADFSALLAAASSHTNGTVHSNSSALSSTDRDTDYDDFTERGSLYDGGNSHLKTLNQKLLHQMNEHHNIDQYLLSWRGFHGNMCKGFHSLQRDGQMVDVTIAAGGKIFKAHKLVLSVCSPYFQKIFLEHPSQHPILFMTDVNSHHMAGLLDFMYSGQVNVKYEDLPNFLKVAEALQVKGLHGESTNDSEERDYQQQQHQHALRLQEQQRLYHQQQQQQQQQQHQQQQLHQQQQQQHQQQQQKLAHQRQQLIQVAQQQAHAQAQQQAAHQHHQQQQQAAQQQQQQQQAAAAAAAQQQAAAVAAAVAHQQQQFQHHRNNFKELMKAKHAAAAVVLSEDYLNNNAASMNNNNNSPTNPNNGNSGTSANGPLSPYASKKMLDSQKYQKYYSKRKLVQQYEQEMRAEKRKLGIEDVIQAAAAANALNLRLNNGGSPIGSPPTVVAAAAAAAAAAAAHNPPGTPTNGGTSTDDEQQHHQQQQQQQQQQQQQQHHASSLLQNIKAEPHYDDEDEGMEVDQDNNNSLSATNANAPHNNNNNNNNNDDDYYSQHDPSVISTGNGKTIKHSILEPNIVLKQSDECLTTNSQTGSLNLCKNVS